One part of the Botrytis cinerea B05.10 chromosome 8, complete sequence genome encodes these proteins:
- the Bcmip1 gene encoding Bcmip1 has translation MLLSFRVGRASRPSASFIRLAKYRAHRPQDTPISFARWRTYTTESVGSVHDSAQEPVQVSAKVEDQLKDPEQPRFNEIGIQQISTRIYDQVFKDTQSPPSQELVDLSKDHLQRHELLGKNTDNTPPISFDLPELQGDTLDEHFYKLGVDASEPYMTYAKQFVKTEAPPRPRKWSRQSGWTRYSGDGTSETILAPDEEMLCFDTEVMWKTSSFAVMACAVSPTNWYSWLSPWLLGETDNDRQLIPLGDAKKPRIIVGHNIGYDRARIAEEYDINQSKNCFLDTMSLHVAVNGMCSRQRPTWMKHRKGQELREKIARETDSTELAALLGHKSFSEEEEAELWIGRSSVNSLRDVAKFHLNVTIDKAARDAFGECDREGIMAKLDELLNYCAADVDITHKVYKRVFPNFVETCPHPVSFAALRHLSSVILPIDRSWESYVANAEATYHKLSDAVQERLLALKDKALEIKDDPELWKNDPWLKQLDWSIQEIKMVKGKTKNDPPRPAKRQKMPGMPQWYKDLYPKVSGPINLSVRTRIAPLLLRMAWDGYPLVWSEKYGWTFRVPIEEAHNYKQKQMQECNAFEEADMALRDDTSAAYFKIPHKDGPLAKCGSPMAKSYVQYFDKGILSSEYSYAKEALEMNASCSYWISARNRIQSQMTVYEKDGAKGPTTSQSKLETGYILPQIIPMGTVTRRAVENTWLTASNAKPNRVGSELKSMIKAPPGYCFVGADVDSEELWIASLVGDAQFKLHGGNAVGFMTLEGTKAAGTDLHSRTAGILGITRNDAKVFNYGRIYGAGLKFASTLLRQFNPSLTEAETSHTAGNLYKATKGVKTSRKILYPGPFWRGGTESFVFNKLEEFAEQEKPRTPVLGAGITEALMACFVSKGGFMTSRINWAIQSSGVDYLHLLIISMDYIIRLYNINARLAITVHDEIRYLVKDEDRYRAALALQVSNLWTRAMFSQQMGINDLPQSCAYFSAVDIDHVLRKEVDMDCITPSHDTPIPHGESIDIQQLLRQPTAHLDPSIVSTDPPNLSDIAYEPRIPVMESLQKSTDLMFLKAQITASDQELKDIMKEAKKLKEKDAPKEPKIPRNNSVPYHTYAHLLEEPIMVSDALRVGRAFDTAKGKNWAWDVKGKVGGARSGAGVRF, from the exons ATGCTTCTTTCGTTCCGCGTTGGTCGTGCAAGTAGACCAAGCGCAAGCTTCATCCGTCTTGCAAAATATCGAGCACATAGGCCTCAAGATACCCCGATATCGTTTGCGCGATGGCGAACATATACCACAGAATCAGTTGGATCCGTACATGATTCGGCACAAGAGCCGGTGCAAGTGTCGGCCAAAGTGGAAGATCAACTCA AAGACCCAGAACAACCTCGATTCAATGAGATAGGTATTCAACAAATAAGTACTCGTATATATGATCAAGTATTTAAGGACACTCAATCCCCTCCCTCTCAGGAGCTCGTGGATCTTTCAAAAGATCATCTGCAGAGGCATGAACTGCTTGGAAAGAACACGGACAATACTCCTCCAATATCTTTCGACCTTCCCGAGCTACAAGGCGATACACTCGATGAgcatttttataaattggGTGTAGATGCTTCCGAACCATATATGACATATGCAAAGCAATTTGTTAAGACGGAAGCTCCTCCTCGGCCGCGAAAATGGTCACGTCAAAGTGGATGGACGAGATACAGTGGCGATGGCACGTCGGAAACGATACTTGCgccagatgaagaaatgttATGTTTTGACACGGAAGTGATGTGGAAAACAAGTTCATTTGCTGTAATGGCGTGTGCTGTTAGTCCTACAAATTGGTATTCTTGGTTATCGCCATGGCTGTTGGGGGAGACTGACAATGATCGTCAATTGATACCTCTCGGAGATGCAAAGAAACCACGAATTATAGTGGGACATAACATTGGCTACGATCGAGCCAGAATTGCTGAGGAATAcgacatcaatcaatcgaagAACTGTTTCTTGGATACGATGTCATTACATGTTGCTGTCAATGGAATGTGTTCACGTCAAAGGCCGACTTGGATGAAGCATCGAAAGGGTCAAGAATTGCGTGAAAAAATCGCTAGAGAGACCGACAGCACGGAATTGGCAGCTTTGCTAGGGCACAAATCTTTTtcggaagaggaagaggcagaATTATGGATAGGTAGAAGCTCTGTCAATTCATTACGAGATGTTGCAAAATTTCATCTCAATGTCACAATCGACAAAGCGGCAAGAGATGCATTTGGTGAATGTGATCGCGAAGGAATCATGGCTAAGCTGGATGAGCTTCTTAATTATTGTGCAGCAGATGTTGATATTACCCATAAAGTTTACAAAAGAGTGTTTCCCAATTTTGTCGAGACATGCCCACATCCAGTCAGCTTTGCAGCATTAAGACATCTCTCATCAGTCATACTTCCAATTGATAGATCGTGGGAATCTTATGTCGCCAATGCCGAAGCTACTTATCACAAGTTGTCTGATGCAGTACAAGAACGACTTCTTGCTTTGAAAGATAAAGCATTGGAGATCAAAGACGATCCTGAACTATGGAAGAATGACCCTTGGCTAAAACAACTCGATTGGTCTATTCAAGAGATCAAAATGGTGAAGGGCAAAACGAAAAATGATCCACCAAGACCAGCTAAAAGACAGAAGATGCCCGGTATGCCTCAGTGGTATAAAGATCTCTACCCGAAAGTTTCTGGTCCTATTAATTTATCAGTCCGTACTCGAATTGCGCCATTACTTCTACGTATGGCTTGGGATGGGTATCCATTAGTATGGTCCGAAAAATATGGTTGGACTTTCAGAGTTCCTATCGAAGAGGCTCACAACtataaacaaaaacaaatgcAAGAGTGTAATGCATTTGAAGAAGCTGATATGGCTCTGAGGGATGATACATCCGCTGCTTACTTTAAAATTCCGCACAAGGATGGCCCATTGGCTAAATGTGGAAGTCCGATGGCGAAAAGTTATGTGCAATACTTCGACAAAGGCATTCTTTCATCCGAGTATTCATATGCAAAGGAAGCACTTGAGATGAATGCTTCTTGTTCTTATTGGATAAGTGCAAGAAATCGTATACAGTCTCAGATGACTGTCTATGAAAAAGATGGAGCAAAGGGGCCTACAACATCGCAATCCAAGTTAGAAACGGGCTACATTCTACCACAGATTATTCCCATGGGTACCGTGACCCGAAGAGCAGTGGAGAACACATGGCTTACAGCAAGTAATGCCAAACCGAACCGTGTTGGTTCAGAACTAAAATCAATGATAAAGGCCCCACCTGGTTATTGCTTCGTTGGCGCAGACGTGGATTCTGAAGAGCTATGGATCGCCAGTCTTGTTGGAGATGCCCAGTTCAAGCTACATGGAGGTAATGCTGTCGGTTTTATGACTTTAGAGGGCACCAAAGCAGCAGGTACAGATCTCCATTCTCGCACAGCTGGTATCCTCGGTATTACCCGTAACGATGCCAAGGTCTTCAACTATGGTCGAATCTATGGAGCTGGTTTGAAGTTCGCCTCAACTCTACTTCGACAATTCAATCCTAGTCTCACGGAGGCCGAAACCTCACATACAGCTGGAAATCTTTATAAGGCTACCAAAGGTGTCAAAACCAGCAGAAAGATTCTTTATCCCGGACCTTTTTGGCGTGGAGGAACTGAGAGTTTTGTTTTCAACAAGCTAGAAGAATTTGCAGAGCAAGAAAAGCCACGCACTCCAGTTCTAGGTGCAGGAATAACAGAAGCCTTAATGGCATGTTTTGTTTCGAAGGGTGGTTTTATGACATCACGCATCAATTGGGCAATTCAATCTTCAGGTGTAGATTATTTGCACCTTCTCATCATTTCCATGGATTACATAATTCGCCTCTACAATATTAATGCCCGTCTAGCCATAACTGTTCATGATGAAATCAGATATCTAGTTAAAGACGAAGACAGATATCGTGCTGCATTAGCATTACAAGTATCGAATCTCTGGACTCGAGCTATGTTTTCCCAACAAATGGGGATTAACGATCTACCACAATCCTGTGCATACTTTTCCGCAGTCGATATTGATCATGTTTTAAGGAAAGAAGTGGATATGGACTGTATAACACCTTCACATGATACTCCAATACCCCATGGCGAATCAATAGAtatccaacaacttcttcgcCAACCCACCGCCCATCTCGACCCATCTATCGTCTCCACAGACCCTCCAAACCTCTCTGATATTGCCTACGAACCCCGTATTCCAGTCATGGAATCCCTCCAGAAATCTACAGACTTGATGTTTCTCAAAGCACAAATCACAGCTAGCGATCAAGAGCTCAAAGATATCATGAAAGAGGCAAAGAAATTAAAGGAAAAGGATGCACCAAAGGAACCGAAGATTCCAAGAAATAATTCGGTGCCTTATCATACCTATGCTCATTTATTGGAAGAACCTATAATGGTTAGCGATGCGTTGAGAGTGGGTAGGGCTTTTGATACTGCTAAGGGAAAGAACTGGGCGTGGGATGTTAAGGGAAAAGTAGGAGGGGCGCGAAGTGGCGCGGGGGTtagattctag